The window CTGTCGCGAGTGCCTACATCAACGATCAGCTAAACGCTAAATTCGAAGCCAGCCGCACGGCTACCGCGTGGCTGCAAGACCGCCTTCAGGAACTTGGACAGCAGGCTTTAACCGCCGAGCGCGCCGTTAGTGCATTCAAGTCGCAGAACAATATCGTCGCGGCTGGCGGGAAGTTGATGGACGAGCAACAAGTAAGCGATCTCAACAGCCGCCTAGTCGGCGCGCGCGCTCAAACCTCCGACGCTCTGACCAGGCTAAACCGGTTCCAGGTCATTCTGCGGTCCAATTCCGAGAACGCGAATGCAGCAACAGCCAGTCTGGATGCGGCGATTTCCGACGTCTTGACCAGTCCGATTATCAACAATTTGCGCCAACAATATCTTGATTATTCGAGACGCGAGGCGGAATGGTCTGGCCGTTTCGGGCGAGACCATCTTGCTGTGGTCAATCTTCGCGCGAGAATGCGGGACATACGTTCATCGATACTGGACGAGGTACGTCGACTTACCGAAGCCAGCAAGAGTGACTACGAAATAGCAAAGCAGCGACAGGAAGAAATCGAGAAGCAACTCGCCCAGGCAGTATCTCAATCAAGGACGACGGGCTCGGCCGAGCTGACCGTGCGCGAACTCGAAATGACCGCCAAGGGCTACCGAAACCTCTACGAAAGTTTTCTTCAGCGATATATGGGATCGGTTCAGCAGGAATCATTTCCGATTACGGAAGCCCGCGTAATTTCGCCCGCATCGCCTCCGCAAGGCAAAAGCAAGCCGAAGACCACATTGATACTTGCGCTCGGTTTCTTTGGCGGCATCGCTCTGGGCACAGGACTGGGACTTCTGCGGGATATTATGGATCGTGTTTTCCGTACAACGGCTCAGGTTGAGGCAATGCTGCACATGCCCTGTCTGTCCCTAGTGCCGCTGATGAAGGCTTCGCTTCCTCCACGACAATTGTCCCGCGCGCAATCTCAGAACGATACGGCTATGGGTCCCAGAATTATTGTCCGTGGTCCGGAAATATTCTGGGCCGCAATCTCCATGCCGCTGTCACGTTTCACCGAATCGCTTCGCGCGGTGAGGCTTGCCATTGATTTAAATCTCACAAATGCGTCGAACAAGGTTATCGGCATCACCTCGTCGCTTCCCAACGAGGGGAAATCGACCATCTCCGCTGCCCTGGCGGAACTCATAGCTCATTCAGGTGGAAGAGTTATCCTCGTTGATTGCGACTTAAGAAACCCCTCCCTGTCCTGCAGCTTGGCGCCGACGGCGAAAGCCGGCCTTGTTGAGGTAATATCGGGTGAAAAGTCGCTGGAGGAGACCGTTTGGAGAGACCCAAAAACACACTTGTTCTTCTTACCTACGGTGAAGAAGTCCCCGCTTTTCCATACCAGCGAGATCCTCGCGGCTGATCAGACCAAAATGCTGTTCGACAAATTGCGCACCAATTTTGACTACGTCATCGTCGATCTCCCCCCCTTGGCGCCGATTATTGACGTCCGGGCGACCGCTCCATTGATAGACGCCTTCATCCTCGCGATCGAATGGGGGCGAACCAAGACCGACGTTGTCCAGCACGCCCTTCATATGGCTCCGAATGTGCATGAAGCGCTGATCGGAGCCGTGCTCAACAAGACCGATATGAAGGCGATTAAGCGGTACGACACCTATCATAACGATTACTACAGCAATAAGCATTATGCTCGGTATGGCTACACCGGTTAATTAATACCTATGCTCCTGTTGATGCATCAGGACCACCTGTTCGGAAGGTCTCGCTATGTCAGTCGGTAAGATGTGGCAATTTAGCAACGATGACTTTATCTGATTAAATCCACGCCAGTCAGGACTAGCTTGAATCGTTCAGCAGTGCGAACGTGGTCTAGTGAGTTTGCTCTGGGGGCCACTTGTTCGAATCAAGCAACAGTTGGGTCAAGGCTTGCGTAGCCCTCGCGACTTTGTCGCTCGGAGGGTGCGCTTTTATGCCCGCCAGCGGTCCTCAGGGGGCAGATGTCCGAGAGGCGCAATCGTCGGAAACAGTCAGTCTTCCTTACGCATTGGTAAAGTTGACTCCTGAAGTCGTTCATATTCTGACTCAGAATACCACGAAGCTGTCAAGCGCGTTTGCCGATCGTAGTCCCCCCAAGGCTTTTCGCTTCGGGATCGGTGATACCGTCAGCGTAACGATCTTCGAGGCCGCTGCAGGGGGCTTGTTCATTCCGGCCGAAGCGGGAGTTCGGCCTGGCAATTTTGTCACCATCCCCAACCAGGCGGTCGATAACAACGGTAATATCTCCGTGCCCTATGCTGGCGCTATTCGAGCAAAAGGCAGGACACCCGCCGAAGTCCAGCAGGCGATCGTCGCGGCTCTTAAGGAGCGCGCGATCGAACCTCAAGCGGTAGTTTCGCTGATTGAGCAGCGAACGTCCCTCATCAGCGTGCTCGGCGATGTGCGCGCTGCCGGACGGTTTCCGGCAAGCGCGGCCGGGGAACGTATCCTCGACGCAATTACTCGCGCGGGCGGGCCCAGTACCCAAGGTTATGATACGTGGGTTACGCTTGAACGCGAAGGACACCGAGCGAGCGTCCCATTTGGCGCGGTGGTTTATGAGCCGGCCAACAACATCTACGCGCTCCCGAATGACGTAATATACCTCTACACTCAACCTCAGACCTTTGTGGCGTTTGGCGCCGCGGGAACACAGGGACAGTATAAGTTCGATGCGTGGCGAATTTCACTTGCGGAAGCGGTCGGAAAGCATGGCGGCCTCAGCGATTCACTTGCCGACCCGGCCGCAGTATTCCTTTATCGTGGCGAAACACGAGAAGTCGCGCAGCGACTTGGCGTAGATTGCTCGCGTTTTCAGGGACCCATTATTCCGATCATTTATAACGTTAATTTCCGAGATCCGTCCGGGTACTTTCTCGCCCAATCGTTCGATATGCGAAACAAGGATGTGATCTATACTTCCAATGCGGTATCCGTGGAGACCACGAAGTTCCTGAGCTACCTGCGAACCATCATGGCCACCGTGAACGACCCGATCATATATGCGACCAATGGATATGCGCTGAAGGCGGCGATCCAAGGGGTCGGTTCATCGACTATCATCACAACGCCGACGCCGATTGTCACCGGGCCGTAATCCGTTCTCCGGATAGCTTTCAGAACCGCAGTTGTGGGCGTATTGGCAGCGCTTCATCGCTAGCGTTAGTCTTTTCTTATATCTCAAAAGCCAGCCGTGCGGCCTGACGGGCTTCGGCACAAGCGATGCTGCCGGCTCCCGCTTGTAGAATGCATGCAATTTAGGCATGCTGTTCGTCCATGATGATGATGGTCCGGTGACAGCCGCATTCATACTTTTGGGTTCACTGATCGCGATCACGCCGATCCTGGTGATCGTGGGTGGCGCTCTTGTTGATGGATGCCTCCTGGTCGTCACGTCAACGATGGTCGCCTTGGTGGCCCTGACGATCCACCCGGGCGAGCTTCGTCGCTTCACCGAGCTCGTAAAGTCGGTTGCGATCATTCTGGCCATCCCGTGCATCTGGATGCTCATTCAGATTGTGCCGCTTCCGAGCAGGTCCCTGATCAACCCGGCCTGGCTCAGTGCATCCATTGCTCTTAGCAAGCCAGTCATCGGCACTATCAGTCTTGATATTGGCGCGACGCTACTTTCTCTCGCTCGGTATTGCTTTATTGCAGCGATCGCAATCGTCACCACGGCCATTGCGCTCGACCGACAGCGCGCAGAAAATATTCTTTCGCTGCTCACCACGGTCACCGCTTTCATCGCCGCAGCCCTGATCCCCTTGCAGCTCGGCTATCTGCATTTTTTCGGCTTCGAACTCTCCATCAAGCGCGCCGATCCAGTCAATATCGCCGTGATTGGCATGATCCTGGCCTGTTCGACCGCAATCCGCGCTTACGAGAGCTATGAGCTGCGCCGTGACAAGAACGGAAGAGCTTCAGCAGCTGACACCATCGCGGTAGCGCCCTCGGTGGTTGCTTTTGTCATTTGCCTTTCCGCCATCATGATCGATGGGGACGGCGTTCTGCTTTTTTCAGCACTGTGTGGAGTTGGCGTGTTGATAACTATATCGGCTATCCGGAGGCTGCGACTTGGTCCGTGGGGGCATGCAGGGACAGCCGGGATCGCAATCGTTGTCGCTATCGGCTTCTTTTCGTCAGCTCTTGCAACCAAAGACCTCGATCTAACTCTCGCACTGTCCAACCAAACCCACATCGCCGTCACGGAACGCATGCTTTCCGATGTAAACTGGGCGGGGTCAGGTGCTGGAACATTTGAAGCTCTTTTGCCTATATATCGGGACGTAGACGACACCTATTCCTATGAGCTTCCCACCGCAGCGGCGTGGACTGCCATAGAGATGGGGCGGCCGTTTCTTTGGGGAGGAATCATCCTCGCCGCGACCGCAGCGATAACACTCTTCAGGCGGGCGTTACTTCGTGGCCGGGACTACTTCTATGCCGGCACGGGTGCGGCTTGCATCGTCGCGCTTCTGGTCTCCTTCTTTTCCAACGCAGGAACGTTCGGGTTGACCGAATCATTTTTGATGAGCGTCATCTATGGACTGGCTCTCGCTCAAAGCAGAAGTTGGAGTGCCCAAGCTTTCGCAGGCGGGGAACATTAAATTGGAGATCCGCCGATCAGAAAGAGCCGTGTTACCGCGATGAGAAAGAACCTCTGATGAGCCTACCCGGTCAAGCTCAATCGTGGATCCGCATCGGGCTCGCCACGCTCAGTCTGGCGCTAGCTACGCAGGCGGCCTGGATTGTCCTGGCTGAATTTTATCATCCGCATGGCATTCAATTTCCAACCGATCGGCATACGGGCTTCGTGACGCGCCTCGAACGAGACAACGCCAAGCGCGCCGCATCACTCGCTGTCGTCCGGGGAGATCTGTGGGCGGAGAGCGCATTTGCGTACGCAGAACTGCTCTGGACGGACCGAGCTCTGGCGCTGGATGCCCAGGATGAGCTAAATCAAGAAGTTCTGAAAGACCTACAGCGCGCTCTGCAGTACTCGCCTCATCGCGGTGACGTCTGGCTCATGTTTGCGGCCGTAGTGGATCGATTTCACATTCCGGGATACCAGCCGAGTTCGCTGCTCAAGATGTCCTACTATACTGCACCAAATGAACTCGCATTGCTTCCGCTGCGCTTGAACGTTTCGCTTCGTGCAACAGGAATTCAAGACCCGGAAATTCAAGACTTGATCAAAAGAGACATCCGCATCGTCCTCACCCGCGCCCCCGCGTTGAAGCCCGATCTAGCTGCCGCTTACAAAACTGCGTCGCCACAGGGCAAGGCATTTGTCGAGCGGGTGGTTGACGAAGTCGATCCGGCCTATGCTGGGACAGTGCGCGGCGGTTCCCAGTGATTGCGCCACAATCTTTTCGCCTTCTGTCTGCTTATTGCTCGGAGAATGGCCCACTCTTCTGGAGCATTCTCGAGCCGATCTGAATCGGGACGGGATTTCCAAGGGAGGCGAATTGTGCTTCAGCTGCAAAAGATGCAGCTGCCATCCGCGCTGGCCAACCTGACGCCGCGCCTTTGGCAAATCCGCCTGCAGCCGCCGCCCCGGCCGGCGCCGCCAGGAAGTCGGTACACGATCATCCATCACTCTATTTTACGAGAGTTCCGAGGCGTCAGTTGAACTTGCCGGGTGCGGACACTTGAATCGGCGAGGCCCGCATGCTCAAGCACACTGCGGACGTATAGACCTGCGAGGTACCCGATTTGGACCGCAAGCAAACCTGATAGCGACCAGAACCCATATGCAGCGCCGTATACAATCGTCGCAACAAGGGACTCCAGCAAAACGATGGCCATCAATCCGAGAAGACTTCGGACCGCGAAAACAGAACCGGTCACCAGTCCGGCAAAAAAGTGTATCGCGGCTCCGTAGATCAATGCCACCCGCTCCAGTTTTAATTTTGAATGCTAGAGCAGATTCCTCTTAATCCAAGCCGTATCCGGCGTGAGCGAAGAAGTTTATGCATTCGTCAGGTTTGAACTGTTGCAACGCATTGGCGGCGGCTCGCTCGAGAGCGTCGAGGGTTCGCGCGGCGGACTTGCGCACATGTGCCTTGAGCTTGGCGAAGGCATTTTCGATCGGATTGAGGTCGGGACTGTAGGGCGGCAGATAGTGGAGTTCGGCGCTGCAGGCTTCAATGGCTTGCCTGACGCCCGCGACCTTGTGAGCGGCCAGATTGTCCATAATGACGATATCGCCTGAGCGCTGGGGACCAACATCTGCTCGACCCAGGCCAAGAAGCACTCTCCGTCCATCGGACCATCGAGAAGCATCGGCGCAACGAAGCCCGCAAGCGTGAGACCGCCGACAAAGGTGACTGTCTTCCAATGACCGTGCGGAATTGCGGCGCGGCAACGCTCGCCTTTGGGCGCCCAGCCACGAAGGCGCGCCATCTTCGTCGAAAGGCCGCTCTCATCGATGAAGATCAGGCGTTCGGGGTCAAGATCGTCTTGGCCATCGAACCAAATCTCGCGCGCGGCCTTTACATCCGCGCGCTCTTGCTCGCTGGCGTGGGCGGTCTTTTTTTATGCGTCTGGCCGTGCCGATCGAGAAACTTCCACACAGCGGTCCTCACAACGGTCACGCCGCGTTCCTCCCGCAACCGCTCGACCATCTCGTCAAGCGTTGTGTCGGGCGCCTCGGCAAGCGCGCGCAGAATGAAATCCGCATGCCCATCAAGCACGGACCCCTTCGGCTTGCCCTGTTTGGCAGGGCGAACTTCCCCCGTTGCCCGCTTCAGCCGCGCCCATGTCCCGGCCGTCGCAATCCCGATCGCAAAGCGCTCCGCCGCCTGACGCGTCGATACCCCGCCTTCGATCGCCGAAACTACCCGCTCGCGTAAATCCATGCTGTACGGCTTGCCCATCCCATCCTCCCGACTCAGTCGCAAAGATGGAATCAGCATTCCCACCTCTAGAGAATCCCCTCCGACTCACTTTTTGGGGAATGTGCTCTAGGAGCGTTTCGTTAACGGGACCTGAAGGGAAACGCACATTTAATTATTTTTTTAAATTCTCCTTGCCGATATAACTGCTGCTGATATAATCAATTAAATACAATATTTTATTTAATTTATTATGGGAGTTGGCATCCCAAACCCAAAATGAACAGAGTCGAACGACACATTTTTGTACCCGAGAGCGTTCCAGCTACTGGTCTGAGGGGCCAGTCGTTCGGAGAACGCAAATGGCCTATCCATTACGACTCCATTGAACTCATTACCATTCTGGCTGATCTGGTCACGATCATATCGGCAGGCATTTTAGCCGGCACCACCTATCACTTCTACTCCTTTGGGACGCTGGGTGAAATCGATCGATATTTCGGTTCGGCGATTGTCGTCTCAGCCATCTTTGTTTCACTGATGAAAAGCCGCGGAATGTACGAGCCGAAAGAAATGTTGGCCGTGCGCAGCCAGGCCCGGACCATTTGCGTAATTTGGAGCAGCGTGTTTTTCCTGCTCGCCGGCGCAGTTTTTGCCCTGAGATTAGGCAATGAACTTTCACGTGGCGCAAACGTGCTTTTTGCCATATTTGGCTTGATCGCGTTGGTCGTTTGCCGAAATTTTTGGCGGACTCTTCTAACGCAAGGCATAGCTCGCAGGAGGTTTTCCGGCCGCAACGTCGTCTTGATTACGGATCATCTGCGAGCCGGCAAGATGGCTATTCCTGCCATCCTCGAAAGCCACGGCTTTCATTTGGAGCGCCACTTCACCTTGCCGCCGCCAAAGCAGGGGTCACGCAGGCGCGAAGAGATTATTTCCAATGCGATAGCTTATATTCGCGGATCCAACGTGGAAGAGATCATCGTGGGGGCTGACACCAACCATTGGCCCGAACTGCGCAGCCTTATCGATAAACTCCGGGTTCTACCCTTTCCCGTCAATTTCATTCCTCTGGGGGCCACATCGGAAATTTTTGAGCGACCTTCCCGCCAACTCGGAAATGCCACCTATATAGAACTGCAGCGCGGCCCATTGACGTCCTTTGATTGCTTGGCAAAGCGGTGTGTTGACATCGCATGCGCTGGCACGGCACTGCTCGCCCTCTTGCCTCTGCTGATAATTGTGGCTGTCGCAATCAAGCTGGACTCACCAGGGGTGATTTTTTTCCGACAGCGACGCTGCGGATTTAATGGCAGGTGCTTTAAAATTCTGAAATTCCGGAGCATGTCGGTCTTAGATGATGGCGCATCAATTCATCAAGCGCAGAGCACCGACGAGAGAACTACGCGTCTGGGTAAGTGGTTGCGCCGAACAAGTATCGATGAGCTGCCGCAATTGATCAACGTCCTCGAAGGCAGCATGTCACTTGTCGGCCCGCGCCCACACGCTGTTGCCCACGATACCCAATTCGACAAGCTCGTGCGACATTACGCGAAGCGGCATCGAGTAAAGCCTGGACTTACTGGCTGGGCACAAGTGAACGGATGTCGTGGGCCGACCCCAACACTCGCATCCATCGAGCGACGCGTCGAACTCGATCTCTGGTACATAGATAATTGGAGTCTCGTACTTGACTTCAAAATTATGCTCCGTACCGCCTTTGAAGTCGTCCGAGGCCGCAACGCGTACTAGGTGCCTGGTCCCTGCATTTCGCCGGTCTGCTTTCAGTGGCGCGGCTATCGCAGGGAAGGGCCTAGCGATACTGCTTAGGCTCGCTTGCGTCGGCTTTGGCTTTTCGATCCCGTCGCTTCGCCGATCTTGAAATCATCGATTTTCCGGCCGGATTTGATTGCTGCTGCAAGCCAACGAGGTTGCTTTCCCCGACCAGACCAAGTCTCGGATGGTATCAATGGGTTTTGATATTTTGGGAAGACCCTCGGATATTTACGCCGAGGCTTATCGAGACTGCGCGGTCGCAGTTCACCCTCCTCAATAAAGTCCTTACCGCGGTTGAGAAGCGCTAAACGCTTCTCCAATTCCCGCTTTTCTGCGCCTATCCTTATGGACAGTATCCTGCTCGTTTCTTCATGAAGCGCCCAAAGTTCATCGATCGTCAGCGCTTCCAAATCAACCTTCTTCATGAATTACCGCCCCGTATTCCGATTCATCGACGCATTTGGCTCAGATCCGAGCATCGAAACATCAAATTAAATATGTAAGCCCAACCCGGCAGGTTCGCAACGGAGATTTCACGAAGCCGAGGTTTTCCCCAAACCACAAGATTTTCCCCAAACCACCAGCCGTGCATCGTCCAGACGCACCGAAGCATACCAAGAGCTTGATCCTCTTCTGATTTTCCGAACACTGTAGTAAGTGCCAGATGCAAGAAACGAGCGTCGTTCCCCGAAATTGCAAGCTGGTTCGTAGACAGCCTCCCGCGGGAGGACACTTGCGCATGATACCATGCCTGCGCGATTAAAAAAATCCGCAGCGGGTATGAATCCCTACTTATTACATCGAGTCTAAAGTCGCTGGCCGCGGCAGACGGACTGGGCGGCTAGGTACGGCGCCGCATGCGCTTTACGGCGCCGGTCTTGGTATTTATTTTATTTACTGGGCCGTCTTGGCTGATCTTGAAATCGTCAATCTTATGTCCTTTTTTGAGGGCGATAACGAGCCAGCGCGGCTGCTTTCCACGCCCGGACCAGGTTTCCGACGAGGAAGCCGGGTTGCGGTATTTTGGAAAAACCCTCGGATACTTGCGGCGTGTCGGGCCGCTGGAAGCGGTCTCGGAGCCCGCCCGCGCCTTCACCTCGTCGGGGTTAAGCTTCGCCAAGCGCTTTTCCAGTTCGTCTTTCTCGACGATTATTCGATCGGAAAGTATCTTTGTGATCTCCTCATGGAGAAGCCAAAGGTCTTCAAATCGCATTTCATTCAGATCGGTTTTTGGCATATTAATCTCGCGATCGCCGTCGTCTTTCCTGTGACCAGTTACCATTGCGGTGCGCCCCCAAGTAAATCTCTACAAATGCACGGCGATTTGGCCCATTTTACACCGATTCTCCTGCAAATTAAATATTAATTTCGTAATTATCATGGTTTTCTAATTAAAATTAATATTTAATACCCCTCGCCCCCGGCCGCCCGCTGTGTTTTAAAGCTCGCTGCCATGCAACCCCCGCCTTCCCGTGGGGGAGCAAGCCGCGTGAGCAGGTCGATTTCACCTCGTTTTAGAGGGCGCCGATCTACCGCACGAAAGAGTGGGGACCCAAGACACAGCAACAGGGACCGACGCCGGCGCGGTTAAAGCATTCGGGAATAGTGCGGTCCCCTGGAACATTATGCCTGGCTATCGCCGGCTCGCCCGACTGCTTGCCGATGCCGGGAGAGGTCTCGGCTGTGACCCCGCCCAACGGATCTGGCGCAGCGAGGGTCGAAAGTGCCCCGGGAAACAGACGCAGCGGGACCGATTCTGGCTGAACAACGCCCCCTGGTCAAAGTTAAGGCCCCGGCATTGCAACCCTGCCCGGAGCGGCCATTTCGTCGAAGTACTGCCCCCCCCGACGGTAGTAACTTCGGCTCATGACGCAGAACGGCACGTTTACCGGGGAATATCCGGCGACCAGGCCGTTCGCCGGATAGGTGGCTTTGAAAGCATCGAAACCACGATCGACGTCATGCTCAAACGAGGCGACCCGTGAAACTTGCTTTTCATTCGGAGCGAATGTTGCTGGTTCGATCTGGATCGGGGCCAGCAACGCGGCAGTCTCGATTGATCCGGTCCAAATTATCCAGCAGATCAGCTGAGCTCCAAGGCAAAAGCTTATCTTCCAACGCGGAGCGAATCGTTCGGATTTCGCTCAAAGAAATTTTACGCAGCTCGATCTGCAATGTTAAGGCTGTGGACGTTGTCATGCTTACGGTCAACGGAAGAAGCCGCTTCTTGGCGGCATGAATGTTTATGAGCGAGCGTTGCACTATTTCAGCGTGCTCAACGTTGCAGACCGCCATTTTAACCTCCGCACAACTATGCGAGACGTGAAGTCGCGTCACAACAGTGTTATTGCCCTGACAGCCTCATCAGAAGTCTTTTGAATCAGATAAAATTAAATATGCTTTTGTGTATGACAAGGACGGCGTACTGCGGGTTCAAAAGAATTTAATATTTTTTATTATGCTCCTATGACAGCGATTTCGATCTGGCCGGAGCCTTGTCCGCAAGCTCCACCTCAAGGCATTTCCATTGCTGCTGTCGGTCAGCGAACTCGCTTGACCGGACCGTTTCCAAGCGCATTGCGCAATCCTAATCCAATACCTCCCACCGGATCTCTCCACATTGTATCCCCCTGTAAGTCTTCGCCTATTTTACAGAGACACGGATGTCATTCAGGCGCGGCCCGTCACGGGGCCATGGCTGCGTCCATTCGAGTCACCGTTGATTGCGTGCAGGAGGGGGCTGTTTAAATTATATTGCAGTTATTAAAATTGCTTAATCAGGCTTAGGTCGAGGTTGCGTGCGGCGATTTCCAAAACCTGACGCGTCGTTGATAATTTCGATTAGCATATTGATGTGCCATGCATGCTTCATCTTGAACCCACGCGAGGTAAGGTGAGGCGAACAACACAGATGAGGCTGTCACTAAAAGCCATACGGCTGCTGCGTCGGCACAGGGAATTGCCCAGCCAGCGCGAAACATTACTTTCTCTGCGCAAAAAATTGCAAAACGCCAAGCTATCCTAGCAACGAGATCGCAAGGCGACGTAGGGCCAGGTACATTGAGTTACTGCACAGCTGCGAACAACTGCTCTGTCTACGTGAAAAAGCGCGTCAGACGCGCCACCCAGCGCGAACAAAAATCTCAACAGAATAAGACGGGCAACACTGCGCTTCGCCACGCACATGAAGAACACGCTGTTCTGGCGACTAGCGGCCGTGGCTATATGTATTTAAACCATGAACAAACGCTCACGCACAACGCGGGCGTTTACCTTGACCGCGCAGCAACCGTCCCTTGCCGGCCCTGGTGCCTGGTCAGCTAGCTTGGTTGTCATTTTCGCGACTAAACACGAACCCTGAAACTCACGGCTTCACGTGCGGCCGCTGTGCATGATCACTCTCGCTCCTGGCGCTGGTTTCTCACTCAGGCAATTGCGCGGGAAACGACTGCACCGGCTGCTACTAATGTACTGCTGGTGAGCCGTCAGGGAACAAAGTCCAGCCTTGTTTTTCCCAGACATGCTCAATCCCGTCTGCGTTATCACCACTCACCGCATCACGGAAGGCGAGCTGTAACTGGTCCGAGATCTGCTCCAGGTCTTGCAAGCGTTTGAGAGCAGCATGGAAAATTTCACTGCGCTCCGCACTGATGGCATTCATCCTCAGAAATTTGAAGAGTTCTCGCCGCTCTTGGACGAGTGCAAGTGCGACGTCGCACATCTTTACCAGTTCCCCAAGGGGGGCTCTTTCCTTCGGCGCATATTCAAAAAGCTTGTTCATAATCAAAAACCCTCCGTCCAAACAAAACGCGGCAAAAGAATTTTCACGCTGTCTCTATTTCGAGCAGCCGGTAACAATTAGCCACCATCGAGTGGCGTTTTTGGCCCTCCTTCAGCACAATGAAAGCCACCACGCTGCCCGCACTTCGCAAAGCTTCAATGCGGCAGCAATCGCCTTCCATGCGAGCAATCAACTAAGCGGTCAGATGAAGTTTTGGAGTTGTCGATTCAACGGTGTTGCATTCTGCGAAATGAAAGGAGATTTTATTCAGCGCTCTGCGCTTCCACGTCTCAGCCTCGGCGAGGAACTTCCAGCTTTCCTCGGGATGAAACGCAGCGCGTTGGCGGCACATGCTTTCCATTGCATGGCAGCGCAAAAATTC is drawn from Nitrobacteraceae bacterium AZCC 2146 and contains these coding sequences:
- a CDS encoding succinoglycan biosynthesis transport protein ExoP (product_source=KO:K16554; cath_funfam=1.10.3300.10,3.40.50.300; cog=COG1122,COG3206; ko=KO:K16554; pfam=PF02706,PF13614,PF13807; smart=SM00382; superfamily=52540; tigrfam=TIGR01005; transmembrane_helix_parts=Inside_1_41,TMhelix_42_64,Outside_65_461,TMhelix_462_481,Inside_482_775); translated protein: MLQSNIQHSNRAHSIVDGAQDQSEGGLGELVGFALGFLRRQYLLILVVTILALAISIIYLRVTPPVYTSQAKILFGNPKAQFVQQQSILADAPADFAQLETQLQILKSKAVAISVIDKLKLADDPDFDGSRRPFRSLLTRLKTFFGTKGSIAESETKEAATDALIATFDDRLTANRISMSNVIEINFSSGSAERAAQIANAVASAYINDQLNAKFEASRTATAWLQDRLQELGQQALTAERAVSAFKSQNNIVAAGGKLMDEQQVSDLNSRLVGARAQTSDALTRLNRFQVILRSNSENANAATASLDAAISDVLTSPIINNLRQQYLDYSRREAEWSGRFGRDHLAVVNLRARMRDIRSSILDEVRRLTEASKSDYEIAKQRQEEIEKQLAQAVSQSRTTGSAELTVRELEMTAKGYRNLYESFLQRYMGSVQQESFPITEARVISPASPPQGKSKPKTTLILALGFFGGIALGTGLGLLRDIMDRVFRTTAQVEAMLHMPCLSLVPLMKASLPPRQLSRAQSQNDTAMGPRIIVRGPEIFWAAISMPLSRFTESLRAVRLAIDLNLTNASNKVIGITSSLPNEGKSTISAALAELIAHSGGRVILVDCDLRNPSLSCSLAPTAKAGLVEVISGEKSLEETVWRDPKTHLFFLPTVKKSPLFHTSEILAADQTKMLFDKLRTNFDYVIVDLPPLAPIIDVRATAPLIDAFILAIEWGRTKTDVVQHALHMAPNVHEALIGAVLNKTDMKAIKRYDTYHNDYYSNKHYARYGYTG
- a CDS encoding polysaccharide export outer membrane protein (product_source=KO:K01991; cath_funfam=3.10.560.10,3.30.1950.10; cog=COG1596; ko=KO:K01991; pfam=PF02563,PF10531), which encodes MPASGPQGADVREAQSSETVSLPYALVKLTPEVVHILTQNTTKLSSAFADRSPPKAFRFGIGDTVSVTIFEAAAGGLFIPAEAGVRPGNFVTIPNQAVDNNGNISVPYAGAIRAKGRTPAEVQQAIVAALKERAIEPQAVVSLIEQRTSLISVLGDVRAAGRFPASAAGERILDAITRAGGPSTQGYDTWVTLEREGHRASVPFGAVVYEPANNIYALPNDVIYLYTQPQTFVAFGAAGTQGQYKFDAWRISLAEAVGKHGGLSDSLADPAAVFLYRGETREVAQRLGVDCSRFQGPIIPIIYNVNFRDPSGYFLAQSFDMRNKDVIYTSNAVSVETTKFLSYLRTIMATVNDPIIYATNGYALKAAIQGVGSSTIITTPTPIVTGP
- a CDS encoding hypothetical protein (product_source=Hypo-rule applied; transmembrane_helix_parts=Inside_1_12,TMhelix_13_35,Outside_36_39,TMhelix_40_59,Inside_60_65,TMhelix_66_88,Outside_89_107,TMhelix_108_130,Inside_131_149,TMhelix_150_172,Outside_173_186,TMhelix_187_206,Inside_207_225,TMhelix_226_243,Outside_244_247,TMhelix_248_267,Inside_268_273,TMhelix_274_296,Outside_297_363,TMhelix_364_386,Inside_387_390,TMhelix_391_413,Outside_414_447), coding for MLFVHDDDGPVTAAFILLGSLIAITPILVIVGGALVDGCLLVVTSTMVALVALTIHPGELRRFTELVKSVAIILAIPCIWMLIQIVPLPSRSLINPAWLSASIALSKPVIGTISLDIGATLLSLARYCFIAAIAIVTTAIALDRQRAENILSLLTTVTAFIAAALIPLQLGYLHFFGFELSIKRADPVNIAVIGMILACSTAIRAYESYELRRDKNGRASAADTIAVAPSVVAFVICLSAIMIDGDGVLLFSALCGVGVLITISAIRRLRLGPWGHAGTAGIAIVVAIGFFSSALATKDLDLTLALSNQTHIAVTERMLSDVNWAGSGAGTFEALLPIYRDVDDTYSYELPTAAAWTAIEMGRPFLWGGIILAATAAITLFRRALLRGRDYFYAGTGAACIVALLVSFFSNAGTFGLTESFLMSVIYGLALAQSRSWSAQAFAGGEH
- a CDS encoding hypothetical protein (product_source=Hypo-rule applied; superfamily=48452; transmembrane_helix_parts=Outside_1_9,TMhelix_10_32,Inside_33_230), with translation MSLPGQAQSWIRIGLATLSLALATQAAWIVLAEFYHPHGIQFPTDRHTGFVTRLERDNAKRAASLAVVRGDLWAESAFAYAELLWTDRALALDAQDELNQEVLKDLQRALQYSPHRGDVWLMFAAVVDRFHIPGYQPSSLLKMSYYTAPNELALLPLRLNVSLRATGIQDPEIQDLIKRDIRIVLTRAPALKPDLAAAYKTASPQGKAFVERVVDEVDPAYAGTVRGGSQ
- a CDS encoding transposase (product_source=COG3335; cog=COG3335; pfam=PF13358; smart=SM00567; superfamily=53098), whose amino-acid sequence is MDNLAAHKVAGVRQAIEACSAELHYLPPYSPDLNPIENAFAKLKAHVRKSAARTLDALERAAANALQQFKPDECINFFAHAGYGLD